The DNA segment GCTTCGAGCAGGCCATTGACGAAATCAACCGTGCCGGGAGGTCCATAGACCGTTATCACTTCCGGAAAATTGCTCTGATAATGCAGGGATAATATGCCCATCGCGCCTGCGGTGTGATCGAAATGCATGTGGCTGAGAAATACAGCACGGACCTTGTCCAGCGGCAGGCCCGCCTTGGCCATCTGCTGGGCCGCCCCGTCGCCGGTATCGACAAGGATGATGGAGCCATCGTCGAGGACCAGGGCATTGGCGGGCTGCGATCTGTCCGGCCTGGAAAGTGGGCCACCTTGCGTACCCAGTGTCACGAAAGTGCTGCACCAGCCATTTGACGAAAGTGTCATGGCGCTAACTGCAAGCAATGAAAGCAAGGCCTTGCGCATTATATTCCTCTCCTTTGGGGACTCTTGTTTTCGAGCCGTTCTGTCACGGGGTGATATCGCAATGAAGTTCGATCACTCCTGCTCGGGGAATTCCGTTCCATCCTTTCGGCGCCAGCCTTTGCCGTGGAACAGATGCATATCGATATCCGGATAGTGGCAATCGCCTCTACCATGTGCACCCACAGCCACCAGCGTACAGGGCTGATCGCCTTCATTGACCAGCATGTGACCGTTACCGTCGTTCTTGGGGAAGACGGCCATGTCACCGGGAACCATGAGAGTGCGCCCCGTATCGTCAACCAGCGTCGCAGTGCCGGACAGCACGACCACGAATTCGTCTTCCTGCTCGTGCCAGTGCCGCTGCGATGACTGCGCGCCCGGTTCGAGCGTCACATGACTTACTCCGAAATCCTCGAACTTCGCAGCGCTTCCGACACGGCGCGTCCAGCGACCCGCAAACGGTCCGGCGAACTCGGCCGGATACGGCGTACCGTTGCTCGCCGGTATGGTCTCGAGCGCGATCTTAGGCATTGGCAACCCTCTGCTTCACGGCGCCGGTCTCAAGCTCGACGTCTGGACGTAATGATATCGGCGGCGCGCCAGGCCATGGCCATGACACTGGCGTTGGTACCGGCCGAAACCATGGTCGGCATGACCGAGCAATCGACGACCCGCAAACCGGCAACGCCGCGCACCTTGAGATCGTTGTCGACCACCGAATTCTGGTCGGCGCCCATCCGGCACGTTCCTGTCGCGTGATAGACCGGATTCCCGCTGCGAAGCGTGGCATCGACGATCGCCTCGTCACTGTCGATCGCGCGGCCCGGCGTGGTCTCTTCCGCAAGGTAAGGGGCCAGGGCTGGCTGATCGAACATCCGGCGCATGAACCGAACCATGTCGACGGCGGTACGGCGGTCGTGCTCGGTGGCGAGGAAGTTCGTGGTAATGTGCGGCTGGACAGCCGGATCCGAAGACGTGATGCCGATCGAGCCGAGGCTTTCGGGCTGCAACTGGTAGACCCCG comes from the Novosphingobium pentaromativorans US6-1 genome and includes:
- a CDS encoding cupin domain-containing protein; its protein translation is MPKIALETIPASNGTPYPAEFAGPFAGRWTRRVGSAAKFEDFGVSHVTLEPGAQSSQRHWHEQEDEFVVVLSGTATLVDDTGRTLMVPGDMAVFPKNDGNGHMLVNEGDQPCTLVAVGAHGRGDCHYPDIDMHLFHGKGWRRKDGTEFPEQE